The following nucleotide sequence is from Achromobacter spanius.
CCCGCCATTCCCTCTCCGACGAAGACGACGCGTCCGTTCACAATGATCTGCCCCTTGGTCCTGACCTTGAGCACTCGATCGCCCGGCTCGTATTCGATCGGAGGCAACGAGGCAGGATAGCGACGAGGGCTAGGTCTATATCTCGACAGGGGCGGCATCTGCCCCAACGCCTGGTGGGGCCGGACGTGGTTGTACTGTTCACGCCACTGATCCATGGCTTGCTGGCAGTCCAGCAGACTGCTAAACCCCCGGGCCTGGATCAACTCGCGCTTGAGCGTTCGATGCAGGCGTTCTAGCTTGCCCTGGGTTTGCGGGTGGCGAGGACGACTGTGGCTGATACGCACACCCAGCCGCATGAGCCAAACCTCCAGGCCTGTCAGCCCCAGGCCGCGCACCGATGCCCAGGATGGGCCGTTATCCGCGGTGATCCGTTCGGGCAATCCGTAACGGCGAAATACGGCCTTCAGGTGCTGCTGCACGGTTTTGCTGCGCTCATCGCCACAAGCCTGGATGCACAGGGCGTAGCGTGAGTGATCGTCCAATAGCGTCAGCGGATGGCACCGTCCCTGACGCGCGTCGGTCAGGGCAAAGTGCCCCTTGAAGTCCATCTGCCACAACAGGTTTGGCGCTTCATGCTCAAAGCGCTGGTTCGCCAGCCCGACGTTCGAGTCCTCGCCTTGGACCCGATAGCCATGTCGTCGCAAAATTGCCGAGATGGTACTGGGCGCGGGCGCCGTAGTCGGCCCAAGCAGCGCCCGCAACTTGCGAGGCCCCCAGTACGGGTAACGCTTGTGCAGGTCGATCACCTGCGCTTCGATTTGCTCACACGTGCGCCCAGGACTATTGCCAGGCCTGCGAGACAGATCTTGCAACCCAGCC
It contains:
- a CDS encoding IS481 family transposase, which codes for MPWKESSLMSCRMEFVQLALQPGSNVRELCRRFDISAKTAYKWLGRYERNGQAGLQDLSRRPGNSPGRTCEQIEAQVIDLHKRYPYWGPRKLRALLGPTTAPAPSTISAILRRHGYRVQGEDSNVGLANQRFEHEAPNLLWQMDFKGHFALTDARQGRCHPLTLLDDHSRYALCIQACGDERSKTVQQHLKAVFRRYGLPERITADNGPSWASVRGLGLTGLEVWLMRLGVRISHSRPRHPQTQGKLERLHRTLKRELIQARGFSSLLDCQQAMDQWREQYNHVRPHQALGQMPPLSRYRPSPRRYPASLPPIEYEPGDRVLKVRTKGQIIVNGRVVFVGEGMAGLPVAVRPSSQDGVLDVVFLYKIVQQIDLRARQ